One window from the genome of Nicotiana tomentosiformis chromosome 5, ASM39032v3, whole genome shotgun sequence encodes:
- the LOC104114641 gene encoding F-box protein At5g07610-like gives MAESHIDKRLAVIVAVDVIAGNADLLSEILLRLPALSLIRFSLVCKLWCSIITSLQFRLSHCRTLAFSNALTPSGIYFYDCLTNLQKVESLPVSDNVTSLPPLPLLDPMALKKGDAIEVMQVKVMQSCNGLLMCVMKTKARNIKLGIVYNPANKEWCPLPSPYDKYYGNVYYNLIFDPSEPPYYKALCIKRLGSYWSDVEVSVYVPGSESWRLCCRFSPPYDMRFDSGVFWNGAIHWIGENSSIYFDANSEEVVRKDMPPRPQGQCREKIRYFGEWGGHLHLIQVQSLYAKKFNVLELDKNTWKWSVKYRVHLARLISAFPEMVQQTSSGTQYAFSILSVIRGEKEEDSVLLLTIPGKVIAYNLVLKTAEVVRELPGEIGISCENFFRNARKLNVKS, from the exons ATGGCGGAGAGCCACATAGATAAAAGACTTGCTGTTATTGTAGCGGTGGATGTCATTGCTGGAAATGCTGATCTTTTATCTGAAATTCTACTCCGTTTGCCTGCACTATCTCTCATCAGGTTCAGTCTAGTATGCAAACTTTGGTGCTCAATCATTACCAGTTTGCAATTTAGGCTCAGTCATTGTCGTACTCTTGCATTTTCTAATGCTCTAACCCCGTCTGGGATCTACTTTTACGATTGCCTAACCAATCTCCAGAAAGTCGAATCCCTTCCTGTTTCTGATAATGTAACTAGCCTCCCTCCTCTTCCGCTCCTTGACCCAATGGCTTTAAAAAAAGGAGATGCAATTGAGGTTATGCAAGTCAAGGTTATGCAATCTTGCAATGGCCTGTTAATGTGCGTGATGAAAACTAAAGCAAGGAATATCAAACTTGGTATTGTTTACAATCCTGCAAATAAAGAGTGGTGTCCATTGCCGAGCCCCTATGACAAGTATTATGGTAATGTCTATTATAATCTGATATTTGATCCTTCAGAACCACCTTATTACAAAGCTTTGTGTATTAAGCGTTTGGGTTCCTATTGGTCGGATGTCGAAGTGAGTGTGTATGTGCCAGGGAGCGAGTCATGGAGATTGTGTTGTCGTTTCTCTCCACCCTATGATATGCGCTTTGACAGTGGAGTGTTTTGGAATGGTGCAATTCATTGGATTGGTGAAAACTCCTCCATTTACTTTGATGCTAATTCAGAGGAAGTTGTAAGGAAAGATATGCCACCAAGGCCTCAGGGACAATGTAGAGAAAAGATTAGGTATTTTGGGGAATGGGGTGGCCATTTGCATCTTATTCAGGTTCAGAGCCTATATGCCAAGAAATTCAATGTACTCGAATTAGACAAAAATACCTGGAAGTGGTCAGTGAAGTATCGTGTTCATCTTGCTCGGTTAATTTCAGCATTTCCTGAGATGGTTCAGCAGACATCATCTGGCACACAGTATGCTTTTTCCATTTTGTCAGTGATTCGAGGAGAGAAAGAAGAAGATTCAGTCCTACTGCTTACTATTCCGGGGAAGGTGATCGCCTACAACTTAGTGCTTAAAACTGCTGAAGTAGTCCGCGAGTTGCCTGGTGAAATAG GTATTTCATGTGAAAACTTCTTCAGAAATGCTAGAAAACTAAATGTCAAATCTTAG